One window from the genome of Acinetobacter lanii encodes:
- the aroB gene encoding 3-dehydroquinate synthase, whose product MQTLFVELGDRRYPIFIGSHLNPQQLLEPYIQGQQVMIVTNTTVQPLYLEHYVTAIEALGKKVNTCVLPDGEQYKNIEHLNLIFDALLEAGFNRDCTVLALGGGVIGDMAGFASACFQRGVYFIQVPTTLLSQVDSSVGGKTGINHPLGKNMIGAFQQPQVVLADMAQLSTLPDRELSAGLAEVIKYALLGDTEFLSWLEEHMDGLVARDPDLLAEAVYRSCAHKARIVANDEKEQGERALLNLGHTFGHAIESYLGYGVWLHGEAVATGMVMAADLSHLMGWISADDLARTKKIIQRAHLPIKCPQIPMDEFLAYMSHDKKVLNGQLRLVLMKALGQAVITKDFDLELMKQAILQNQH is encoded by the coding sequence ATGCAAACCCTATTTGTTGAACTTGGCGATCGCCGTTATCCGATTTTTATTGGTAGTCATCTTAATCCGCAGCAACTGCTTGAGCCTTATATTCAGGGTCAGCAAGTGATGATTGTGACCAATACCACGGTACAGCCTTTATATCTTGAGCATTATGTGACAGCGATTGAAGCACTAGGTAAAAAGGTCAACACATGCGTATTGCCAGATGGTGAGCAGTATAAAAACATTGAACATCTGAATTTGATTTTTGATGCCTTGCTTGAAGCCGGCTTTAATCGAGATTGTACCGTGTTGGCTTTAGGTGGTGGTGTAATTGGGGATATGGCCGGTTTTGCTTCAGCCTGTTTCCAACGCGGTGTGTACTTTATTCAAGTCCCGACCACGCTGTTGTCTCAAGTCGATTCAAGTGTTGGCGGGAAAACCGGGATTAATCATCCTTTGGGCAAGAACATGATTGGGGCTTTTCAACAGCCGCAAGTGGTGCTTGCAGACATGGCACAACTCAGTACTTTACCTGATAGAGAGCTTTCAGCAGGTTTGGCAGAAGTGATTAAGTATGCTTTGTTGGGTGATACTGAGTTTTTAAGCTGGCTTGAAGAGCATATGGATGGTCTCGTTGCACGTGATCCTGACTTATTAGCTGAAGCGGTATATCGTTCATGCGCGCATAAAGCACGTATTGTGGCGAATGATGAAAAAGAACAAGGCGAGCGCGCTTTACTCAATTTAGGTCATACCTTTGGGCATGCGATTGAATCCTATTTAGGTTATGGCGTTTGGCTGCATGGTGAAGCGGTGGCAACCGGGATGGTCATGGCTGCAGACTTATCTCATTTGATGGGATGGATTTCAGCAGACGATCTAGCACGTACAAAAAAAATCATTCAACGTGCGCATTTACCGATAAAATGTCCGCAAATTCCAATGGATGAATTCTTGGCTTATATGTCACATGACAAAAAAGTCTTGAATGGGCAACTCCGTTTGGTGCTGATGAAAGCACTTGGGCAAGCCGTCATTACCAAAGATTTTGATCTTGAGTTAATGAAACAGGCCATTTTGCAGAATCAACATTGA
- the pilQ gene encoding type IV pilus secretin PilQ has translation MKNSLQKILGGERHFMNISMRQFALATVSMAVMQAVSAQITMTNVVPMQLPGQGTEIRVMFNGLPPQPQAYQVENPSRLILDFNQAKQSLVQSTIPVSTAEASSVEVASDDQRSRLTVNLNQPGNYTTRVEGNTFILKINNSNTNVATSLPNIAPVATRPSQGLADIGFQRGGAGEGQVILNLQGANTPVDVQQQGSKVVVRFLGNKIPAHLIRRLNVNDFATPVSTVDAYNDGSNGVITIQSTGSYEYMAFQAEDKLTISLKRPEEKKGIKNPLANTHYVGNKISLDFQDIEVRRVLQLLADFTGINMVASDTVQGNITLRLKDVPWDQALDIILKTKNLDKRRNGSVIWIAPVTELIKAEEDEAKAIAQSVKLAPLQTEYLQLNYAKVEDIEKLITQGKNNNSNGNSNGSGGSSDPLGDSVGSLLSPRGTVSVDPRTNTLIINDTAQKIDQIRKMVDLLDVSVKQVMIEARIVRATTDFTREMGVKWGLVSQGINKNNDFLVGGSQQTLWDLKTPDDDGKITITRPDNLNVDLGTTATAAGKIAFGLISMSDFMLDLELSALQADGHGEVISTPKVLTADKQQAKVASGQQIPYQTTETAGGAATATTSFKDALLSLDVTPSITPDGKVQMKLNISSDSPAGYAQNGEIILNKNEINTNVLVDNGETVVLGGIFEQETSNTQTKVPFLGDIPYLGHLFRKDAKTNNKRELLIFVTPRIVNDSPSRNH, from the coding sequence ATGAAAAATAGTCTGCAAAAAATTTTGGGTGGGGAACGTCACTTTATGAATATTTCAATGCGCCAATTTGCTCTGGCAACGGTCAGTATGGCTGTAATGCAAGCAGTATCCGCACAAATCACCATGACCAATGTTGTCCCAATGCAACTCCCTGGTCAGGGCACTGAAATTCGTGTGATGTTTAATGGTTTACCTCCACAACCTCAAGCGTATCAAGTGGAAAATCCATCGCGTTTAATTTTGGATTTCAATCAAGCCAAACAATCCTTGGTACAGTCTACGATTCCTGTATCGACAGCAGAAGCCAGCTCGGTTGAAGTGGCCTCCGATGATCAGCGCTCACGTTTGACGGTGAATTTAAATCAACCGGGCAATTACACCACGCGAGTTGAAGGCAATACCTTTATTCTAAAGATCAATAATAGCAATACGAATGTCGCAACAAGCTTGCCCAATATTGCACCTGTTGCCACGCGTCCAAGTCAAGGTCTTGCAGATATTGGCTTTCAGCGTGGTGGAGCGGGTGAAGGACAGGTCATTTTAAACTTGCAAGGGGCCAATACCCCTGTGGATGTACAGCAGCAAGGCAGTAAAGTGGTGGTGCGCTTCCTAGGCAATAAAATTCCCGCACACTTGATTCGTCGTCTGAATGTCAATGATTTTGCCACGCCAGTTTCTACAGTCGATGCCTATAATGATGGTTCTAATGGTGTGATTACCATTCAGTCTACCGGCAGCTATGAATATATGGCTTTTCAGGCAGAAGATAAGCTGACGATCAGTTTAAAACGCCCTGAAGAGAAAAAAGGCATTAAAAATCCTTTGGCCAATACCCATTATGTCGGTAATAAAATTTCACTCGATTTCCAAGATATTGAAGTGCGCCGTGTATTACAGTTATTGGCGGATTTCACCGGCATCAATATGGTGGCATCCGATACGGTGCAAGGCAATATTACCTTACGTCTAAAAGATGTGCCTTGGGATCAAGCCTTAGATATTATTTTAAAAACCAAGAATTTAGACAAACGCCGTAATGGCAGTGTGATTTGGATCGCACCGGTGACTGAACTGATTAAAGCGGAAGAAGATGAAGCCAAAGCCATTGCACAAAGTGTTAAATTGGCACCGCTCCAAACCGAGTATCTGCAACTGAATTATGCCAAAGTGGAAGATATTGAAAAGCTGATTACCCAAGGTAAAAATAACAACAGTAATGGTAATAGCAATGGCAGTGGGGGTTCATCAGACCCATTGGGCGACAGTGTGGGATCATTGCTGAGTCCACGCGGGACAGTCTCTGTTGACCCACGAACCAATACCTTAATTATCAATGATACGGCGCAGAAAATTGACCAAATCCGTAAAATGGTGGATTTGCTCGATGTGTCAGTGAAACAAGTCATGATCGAAGCACGTATTGTCCGTGCGACCACCGACTTTACCCGTGAGATGGGGGTGAAATGGGGACTGGTTTCTCAAGGCATTAATAAAAATAATGATTTCTTGGTGGGCGGTTCTCAACAAACACTATGGGATCTCAAAACCCCAGATGATGATGGAAAAATTACCATTACCCGTCCAGATAATCTCAATGTCGATTTAGGCACAACAGCAACAGCTGCGGGTAAAATTGCTTTTGGTTTAATCAGTATGTCTGACTTTATGTTGGATCTTGAACTGTCCGCCCTGCAAGCCGATGGTCACGGAGAAGTGATTTCTACACCGAAAGTACTGACTGCAGATAAACAACAAGCCAAAGTGGCTTCAGGTCAACAAATTCCTTATCAAACCACTGAAACAGCCGGTGGAGCAGCCACAGCCACAACTTCCTTTAAAGATGCATTGTTAAGTTTGGATGTAACCCCAAGTATTACCCCAGACGGCAAAGTGCAAATGAAATTGAACATTTCAAGTGACTCACCTGCAGGTTATGCACAAAATGGTGAAATCATTTTGAATAAAAATGAAATCAATACCAATGTGTTGGTAGACAATGGAGAAACCGTGGTTTTAGGCGGGATTTTTGAGCAGGAAACCTCGAATACTCAAACTAAGGTGCCGTTTTTAGGTGATATTCCGTATTTAGGTCATTTATTCCGTAAGGATGCAAAAACCAACAATAAACGTGAATTATTAATCTTTGTCACCCCAAGAATTGTTAATGACAGTCCATCGAGAAATCATTAA
- the aroK gene encoding shikimate kinase AroK codes for MPSKEFESLPNIYLVGPMGAGKTTVGRHLADLLHREFLDSDHEIERKTGATIPWIFEKEGEQGFRARESLVINDLTSKNNLVIATGGGAVTQPINREYLKHRGIVIYLYTPVEIQLQRTYRDKNRPLLQVENPEQKLRDLLSIRDPLYRDVAHHIIETNQGAARDLAQRILHLILTKELNSL; via the coding sequence TTGCCAAGCAAAGAGTTTGAATCCCTACCGAATATTTATTTGGTGGGGCCCATGGGAGCTGGGAAAACCACAGTTGGTCGACATCTCGCAGATTTACTGCATCGAGAATTTCTTGACAGTGATCACGAAATAGAAAGAAAAACTGGGGCGACCATCCCATGGATTTTTGAAAAAGAGGGTGAACAAGGATTCCGAGCACGAGAGTCTCTTGTAATTAATGATTTAACGTCAAAGAATAATTTAGTGATTGCGACAGGTGGCGGTGCGGTAACGCAACCGATCAATCGTGAGTATCTTAAACATCGTGGTATCGTGATTTATCTGTATACTCCGGTCGAAATTCAATTACAACGCACTTATCGCGATAAAAATCGTCCTTTACTTCAAGTTGAAAATCCTGAACAAAAACTTCGCGATTTATTGTCTATCCGAGATCCTTTATATCGTGATGTAGCGCATCATATTATTGAAACCAATCAAGGTGCGGCACGCGATTTGGCACAACGGATTTTACATCTGATCTTGACCAAAGAATTGAACTCTCTTTAA